In Spinacia oleracea cultivar Varoflay chromosome 5, BTI_SOV_V1, whole genome shotgun sequence, a single window of DNA contains:
- the LOC130461708 gene encoding uncharacterized protein has product MKNTSSNDVRQLTTVAHLMTTERRWNAPLIWRCFQEQEAKLIMATHIPSDCVQDTYQWEYTKNGKYTFKSGYWHIQSKTNAPPLGTDKFWANMWRSSLLPRWKHFVWKLIHRALPTKTNLCKRGIDIEVTCPFCKGQTETDLHIFRLCPTAQMVWRASPLGIVSESQAMVPMQTWLRNFLNLFFNQDGKDDSRAVQLTATLWAIWLHRNDIIFRGVSVNPNRILEVAQSHVHSWKEAQEAKLMQQQHLNWKQPGEINLTKISMWKVGKCSNLGFFSILVDAAWYRKKNSKQKQWEAAVAWAEDDNQTISCSGAKRIFPQDALQAECYAILEGIRVASGLARNVILKTDCKVAVEAIRNENQAHSHIATIISDIRKEATMLDFFVCLKVSRNAVVKAHNRAQQERKGLGL; this is encoded by the coding sequence ATGAAGAATACAAGTTCAAATGATGTCAGACAATTAACCACAGTTGCACACTTGATGACAACAGAGAGAAGGTGGAATGCACCGCTTATATGGAGATGCTTCCAGGAGCAAGAAGCAAAGTTAATCATGGCTACGCATATACCAAGTGACTGTGTCCAGGATACCTATCAGTGGGAGTACACAAAGAATGGTAAATATACTTTTAAATCAGGTTACTGGCACATCCAGAGCAAGACCAACGCCCCCCCTTTAGGCACTGATAAATTCTGGGCGAACATGTGGCGTTCGAGCCTTCTCCCTAGATGGAAGCACTTTGTTTGGAAGCTCATCCACAGAGCCCTCCCTACAAAAACAAACTTATGCAAAAGGGGGATCGATATCGAAGTGACATGCCCCTTCTGTAAGGGTCAAACGGAAACGGACTTACATATTTTTCGACTTTGCCCAACTGCGCAAATGGTTTGGCGAGCAAGCCCATTGGGCATTGTTTCCGAGTCTCAGGCTATGGTCCCTATGCAAACTTGGTTGAGAAACTTCCTCAATCTTTTCTTCAACCAAGACGGGAAAGACGATTCAAGAGCAGTTCAGTTAACAGCCACCCTTTGGGCCATCTGGCTACACCGAAACGACATCATTTTTCGTGGCGTGAGTGTAAACCCAAACAGAATTTTGGAGGTAGCACAGTCACACGTCCATTCTTGGAAGGAAGCACAGGAAGCAAAACTGATGCAGCAACAACatttaaattggaaacaacctGGAGAAATCAACTTGACTAAGATTTCAATGTGGAAAGTAGGGAAGTGCAGCAACCTGGGTTTCTTCTCTATTTTAGTGGATGCAGCGTGGTACAGAAAGAAGAACTCAAAACAGAAACAATGGGAAGCAGCTGTAGCATGGGCAGAAGATGACAACCAGACCATTAGCTGTTCAGGCGCCAAGAGGATCTTTCCACAAGATGCCTTACAAGCGGAATGCTACGCAATCTTGGAGGGAATCAGAGTTGCTAGTGGGCTTGCGCGCAACGTAATTCTCAAAACAGACTGCAAGGTAGCTGTGGAGGCAATACGAAATGAAAATCAAGCCCACTCACACATAGCAACTATCATCAGTGACATTCGCAAGGAAGCAACCATGCTAGACTTCTTTGTATGTTTAAAAGTTAGTAGGAATGCTGTAGTTAAGGCCCATAATCGTGCCCAGCAAGAGAGAAAAGGTCTTGGGTTATAG